In one Hypanus sabinus isolate sHypSab1 chromosome 11, sHypSab1.hap1, whole genome shotgun sequence genomic region, the following are encoded:
- the gtf2b gene encoding transcription initiation factor IIB isoform X1, whose product MASCSRGDPLPKVQCPNHPDAILVEDYRAGDMICPECGLVVGDRVIDVGSEWRTFSNDKATKDPSRVGDAQNPLLNGGDLSTMIGKGTGSASFDEFGNAKYHNRRTMSSSDRAMMNAFKEISNMSDRINLPRNIVDRTNNLFKQVYEQKSLKGRSNDAIASACLYIACRQEGVPRTFKEICAVSRIPKKEIGRCFKLILKALETSVDLITTGDFMSRFCSNLGLPKQVQMAATHIARKAVELDLVPGRSPISVAAAAIYMASQASADKRTQKEIGDIAGVADVTIRQSYRLIYPRAADLFPAEFKFDTPVDKLPQL is encoded by the exons ATGGCGTCTTGCAGTCG TGGAGATCCATTACCCAAAGTGCAGTGTCCAAACCATCCAGATGCCATACTGGTGGAAGATTACCGTGCCGGTGATATGATCTGTCCAGAATGTGGACTGGTTGTAG GTGATAGGGTTATAGATGTTGGCTCAGAATGGCGAACATTTAGTAATGACAAAGCAACAAAAGACCCATCTCGAGTTGGTGATGCCCAGAATCCACTGCTAAATGGTGGGGATTTGTCAACGATGATTGGGAAG GGGACTGGATCAGCAAGCTTTGATGAGTTTGGAAATGCAAAATACCACAATCGTCGGACAATGAGTAGCTCTGATCGAGCAATGATGAATGCATTTAAGGAAATCAGCAATATGTCTGATAGGATAAATCTGCCCAGGAATATAGTT GATCGAACTAATAATTTATTTAAACAAGTCTATGAACAGAAGAGCCTAAAAGGAAGGAGTAATGATGccattgcctctgcctgtttgTATATTGCCTGCAGACAAGAAGGTGTGCCACGGACATTCAAAG AAATTTGCGCAGTGTCCAGAATTCCGAAGAAAGAAATAGGCCGGTGCTTCAAGCTAATTCTGAAAGCTCTGGAAACCAGCGTGGATCTAATCACAACAGGAGACTTTATGTCTCGGTTCTGTTCAAACTTGGGATTGCCTAAACAGGTACAAATGGCTGCAACTCATATCGCAAGGAAAGCCGTGGAACTGGACCTTGTTCCcggcaggagccccatttcagtGGCTGCAGCAGCGATTTATATGGCATCACAAGCTTCCGCAGACAAAAGGACGCAGAAAG AAATTGGAGACATTGCTGGTGTGGCTGATGTCACAATTAGGCAGTCGTACAGACTCATCTATCCACGGGCAGCTGACCTTTTCCCTGCTGAATTTAAATTTGATACTCCGGTGGACAAACTGCCCCAATTATAA
- the gtf2b gene encoding transcription initiation factor IIB isoform X2, translating into MWTGCDRVIDVGSEWRTFSNDKATKDPSRVGDAQNPLLNGGDLSTMIGKGTGSASFDEFGNAKYHNRRTMSSSDRAMMNAFKEISNMSDRINLPRNIVDRTNNLFKQVYEQKSLKGRSNDAIASACLYIACRQEGVPRTFKEICAVSRIPKKEIGRCFKLILKALETSVDLITTGDFMSRFCSNLGLPKQVQMAATHIARKAVELDLVPGRSPISVAAAAIYMASQASADKRTQKEIGDIAGVADVTIRQSYRLIYPRAADLFPAEFKFDTPVDKLPQL; encoded by the exons ATGTGGACTGGTT GTGATAGGGTTATAGATGTTGGCTCAGAATGGCGAACATTTAGTAATGACAAAGCAACAAAAGACCCATCTCGAGTTGGTGATGCCCAGAATCCACTGCTAAATGGTGGGGATTTGTCAACGATGATTGGGAAG GGGACTGGATCAGCAAGCTTTGATGAGTTTGGAAATGCAAAATACCACAATCGTCGGACAATGAGTAGCTCTGATCGAGCAATGATGAATGCATTTAAGGAAATCAGCAATATGTCTGATAGGATAAATCTGCCCAGGAATATAGTT GATCGAACTAATAATTTATTTAAACAAGTCTATGAACAGAAGAGCCTAAAAGGAAGGAGTAATGATGccattgcctctgcctgtttgTATATTGCCTGCAGACAAGAAGGTGTGCCACGGACATTCAAAG AAATTTGCGCAGTGTCCAGAATTCCGAAGAAAGAAATAGGCCGGTGCTTCAAGCTAATTCTGAAAGCTCTGGAAACCAGCGTGGATCTAATCACAACAGGAGACTTTATGTCTCGGTTCTGTTCAAACTTGGGATTGCCTAAACAGGTACAAATGGCTGCAACTCATATCGCAAGGAAAGCCGTGGAACTGGACCTTGTTCCcggcaggagccccatttcagtGGCTGCAGCAGCGATTTATATGGCATCACAAGCTTCCGCAGACAAAAGGACGCAGAAAG AAATTGGAGACATTGCTGGTGTGGCTGATGTCACAATTAGGCAGTCGTACAGACTCATCTATCCACGGGCAGCTGACCTTTTCCCTGCTGAATTTAAATTTGATACTCCGGTGGACAAACTGCCCCAATTATAA